One genomic segment of Sander lucioperca isolate FBNREF2018 chromosome 10, SLUC_FBN_1.2, whole genome shotgun sequence includes these proteins:
- the si:ch1073-90m23.1 gene encoding rap1 GTPase-activating protein 2 isoform X1, whose amino-acid sequence MEREKRNDMSFSRKRSFTFGAYGGSHFLVYSVDKFTCGDEMRPESAEDNILDIRDSPASDRKPVLSASSYQRDTELFEIIEKLQGSRIDEQRCEFPLPLKSQLLKIGGGDLPLILPPKLGGFWIDPPLERLVDVSPTSSHCGVDSESYDIMERDRDAKIYQEFFRSRYHHSFTAGDPSLGPLVLSVCLEEEESKLRVILRMKQCTLHGVFSVSLFPNIPSAVELAKMLCDRVTVSKFEVVSFLKAPELITAFDEHRVSPNFKFGILYQKDGQFTEEDILCNNEESEEFKELLSILGETVQLEGFTGFRGGLDVCHGQTGSEAVFTSFHGREIMFHVATKLPFTEGDPQQLQRKRHIGNDIVALVYQESQTPFLSDVIKSHFLHCFLVVRRIQGPGEKTGETAYQVAVTAREDVPLFGPSLPDPPIFTDRSLLREFLLTKLINAEISCYKAQQFSRLELRTRSLLLESLQAELSTRSQCMMGDPSLSVLPSSEATRGVSEGSGGFIENFKRAIRVRSHSFETLGVPRKIGGSASQKPKTDKDGESDKSPGPLPADSQGPAELKDQASPQEET is encoded by the exons atggagagagaaaagaggaatgACATGTCTTTCTCCAGAAAGAGAAGTTTCACTTTTGGGGCATATGGAGG TTCTCACTTCCTTGTTTACAGTGTGGACAAATTCACATGTGGTGATGAGATGAG ACCTGAATCTGCAGAGGACAACATACTGGACATCAGGGACTCTCCTGCCAGTGACAGAAAGCCTGTCCTCTCAGCCAGCAGCTACCAGAGG GACACAGAGCTGTTTGAAATAATTGAAAAGCTGCAG GGCAGCAGGATTGATGAGCAGAGGTGTGAATTCCCTCTTCCGCTGAAG TCTCAGCTTTTAAAGATAGGTGGAGGAGACCTGCCGCTCATCCTCCCTCCGAAGCTAGGGGGCTTCTGGATAGACCCCCCTCTGGAGAGGCTTGTAGATGTGAGTCCCACCTCCTCCCACTGTGGCGTTGATTCAGAGAGCTACGACATCATGGAGAGAGACCGGGATGCCAAAATCTACCAAGAGTTCTTCCGCTCGCGT TACCATCACTCATTCACAGCAGGGGATCCATCTTTGGGGCCTTtggttctctctgtgtgtttggaggaagaggagagcaaGCTGCGGGTGATACTAAG AATGAAGCAGTGCACTCTGCATGgagttttctctgtctctctattccCCAACATCCCATCTGCTGTTGAATTAGCAAAG ATGCTCTGTGACAGAGTGACTGTCTCAAAGTTTGAAGTGGTCAGCTTCCTCAAG GCTCCAGAACTCATAACCGCATTTGATGAACACAGAGTGTCTCCTAATTTCAAGTTTGGCATTTTGTACCAAAAGGACGGGCAG TTCACTGAGGAGGACATACTTTGTAACAATGAAGAAAGTGAAGAGTTTAAAGAGCTCCTTTCTATTTTGGGAGAGACAGTTCAACTGGAAGGCTTCACCGG GTTCAGAGGAGGACTGGATGTGTGTCATGgtcagacaggaagtgaagCTGTCTTCACTTCCTTTCATGGGAGAGAAATCATGTTCCATGTCGCAACTAAACTGCCTTTCACAGAGGGCGACCCGCAGCAG TTACAAAGAAAAAGACACATTGGTAATGACATTGTAGCTTTGGTCTACCAGGAGAGCCAAACCCCGTTCCTGTCTGATGTTATTAAGTCTCACTTCCTGCACTGTTTCCTGGTGGTCCGGAGGATTCAGGGTCCGGGGGAGAAGACAGGTGAAACTGCGTATCAG GTGGCTGTCACAGCCAGAGAGGATGTTCCTCTTTTTGGTCCGTCCCTCCCAGATCCTCCCATCTTCACAGAT CGTTCCCTGCTGAGAGAATTCCTTCTGACCAAACTCATCAATGCGGAGATTTCCTGTTATAAGGCTCAACAATTCAGCAGGCTAGAg CTCCGCACTCGTTCGTTGCTCCTGGAGAGCCTGCAGGCTGAACTCTCCACCCGTTCCCAGTGCATGATGGGGGATCCATCTCTGTCTGTTCTCCCATCTTCTGAGGCTACACGGGGAGTGTCTGAGGGAAGTGGAGGATTCATTGAAAACTTTAAG AGAGCCATAAGAGTGCGGAGTCACTCTTTCGAGACTCTTGGGGTGCCAAGGAAGATTGGTGGCAGTGCATCACAGAAGCCAAAG ACAGATAAAGACGGAGAGAG TGACAAATCTCCAGGACCGCTGCCTGCTGACAGTCAGGGGCcggctgaactcaaagatcaaGCAAGTCCTCAAGAAGAGACATAA
- the si:ch1073-90m23.1 gene encoding rap1 GTPase-activating protein 2 isoform X2 — translation MEREKRNDMSFSRKRSFTFGAYGGVDKFTCGDEMRPESAEDNILDIRDSPASDRKPVLSASSYQRDTELFEIIEKLQGSRIDEQRCEFPLPLKSQLLKIGGGDLPLILPPKLGGFWIDPPLERLVDVSPTSSHCGVDSESYDIMERDRDAKIYQEFFRSRYHHSFTAGDPSLGPLVLSVCLEEEESKLRVILRMKQCTLHGVFSVSLFPNIPSAVELAKMLCDRVTVSKFEVVSFLKAPELITAFDEHRVSPNFKFGILYQKDGQFTEEDILCNNEESEEFKELLSILGETVQLEGFTGFRGGLDVCHGQTGSEAVFTSFHGREIMFHVATKLPFTEGDPQQLQRKRHIGNDIVALVYQESQTPFLSDVIKSHFLHCFLVVRRIQGPGEKTGETAYQVAVTAREDVPLFGPSLPDPPIFTDRSLLREFLLTKLINAEISCYKAQQFSRLELRTRSLLLESLQAELSTRSQCMMGDPSLSVLPSSEATRGVSEGSGGFIENFKRAIRVRSHSFETLGVPRKIGGSASQKPKTDKDGESDKSPGPLPADSQGPAELKDQASPQEET, via the exons atggagagagaaaagaggaatgACATGTCTTTCTCCAGAAAGAGAAGTTTCACTTTTGGGGCATATGGAGG TGTGGACAAATTCACATGTGGTGATGAGATGAG ACCTGAATCTGCAGAGGACAACATACTGGACATCAGGGACTCTCCTGCCAGTGACAGAAAGCCTGTCCTCTCAGCCAGCAGCTACCAGAGG GACACAGAGCTGTTTGAAATAATTGAAAAGCTGCAG GGCAGCAGGATTGATGAGCAGAGGTGTGAATTCCCTCTTCCGCTGAAG TCTCAGCTTTTAAAGATAGGTGGAGGAGACCTGCCGCTCATCCTCCCTCCGAAGCTAGGGGGCTTCTGGATAGACCCCCCTCTGGAGAGGCTTGTAGATGTGAGTCCCACCTCCTCCCACTGTGGCGTTGATTCAGAGAGCTACGACATCATGGAGAGAGACCGGGATGCCAAAATCTACCAAGAGTTCTTCCGCTCGCGT TACCATCACTCATTCACAGCAGGGGATCCATCTTTGGGGCCTTtggttctctctgtgtgtttggaggaagaggagagcaaGCTGCGGGTGATACTAAG AATGAAGCAGTGCACTCTGCATGgagttttctctgtctctctattccCCAACATCCCATCTGCTGTTGAATTAGCAAAG ATGCTCTGTGACAGAGTGACTGTCTCAAAGTTTGAAGTGGTCAGCTTCCTCAAG GCTCCAGAACTCATAACCGCATTTGATGAACACAGAGTGTCTCCTAATTTCAAGTTTGGCATTTTGTACCAAAAGGACGGGCAG TTCACTGAGGAGGACATACTTTGTAACAATGAAGAAAGTGAAGAGTTTAAAGAGCTCCTTTCTATTTTGGGAGAGACAGTTCAACTGGAAGGCTTCACCGG GTTCAGAGGAGGACTGGATGTGTGTCATGgtcagacaggaagtgaagCTGTCTTCACTTCCTTTCATGGGAGAGAAATCATGTTCCATGTCGCAACTAAACTGCCTTTCACAGAGGGCGACCCGCAGCAG TTACAAAGAAAAAGACACATTGGTAATGACATTGTAGCTTTGGTCTACCAGGAGAGCCAAACCCCGTTCCTGTCTGATGTTATTAAGTCTCACTTCCTGCACTGTTTCCTGGTGGTCCGGAGGATTCAGGGTCCGGGGGAGAAGACAGGTGAAACTGCGTATCAG GTGGCTGTCACAGCCAGAGAGGATGTTCCTCTTTTTGGTCCGTCCCTCCCAGATCCTCCCATCTTCACAGAT CGTTCCCTGCTGAGAGAATTCCTTCTGACCAAACTCATCAATGCGGAGATTTCCTGTTATAAGGCTCAACAATTCAGCAGGCTAGAg CTCCGCACTCGTTCGTTGCTCCTGGAGAGCCTGCAGGCTGAACTCTCCACCCGTTCCCAGTGCATGATGGGGGATCCATCTCTGTCTGTTCTCCCATCTTCTGAGGCTACACGGGGAGTGTCTGAGGGAAGTGGAGGATTCATTGAAAACTTTAAG AGAGCCATAAGAGTGCGGAGTCACTCTTTCGAGACTCTTGGGGTGCCAAGGAAGATTGGTGGCAGTGCATCACAGAAGCCAAAG ACAGATAAAGACGGAGAGAG TGACAAATCTCCAGGACCGCTGCCTGCTGACAGTCAGGGGCcggctgaactcaaagatcaaGCAAGTCCTCAAGAAGAGACATAA